One stretch of Microlunatus antarcticus DNA includes these proteins:
- a CDS encoding DUF5318 family protein, translating into MWSQREVIDYALQRRRTLEGLKRPGKRLAKLDACDADPMLLRAAKYHGEQAKVPCPVCESTEMYNLSYTFGDQLGQFSGRIKPPAELEEMAHSYGEFKVVVVEVCLRCSWNHMIVSYLLGDGVKRKPPRRQQTVEDIYG; encoded by the coding sequence ATGTGGTCGCAGCGCGAGGTGATCGACTACGCCTTGCAGCGGCGTCGGACGCTGGAGGGGCTCAAGAGGCCCGGCAAGCGGCTGGCGAAGCTCGACGCGTGCGACGCGGACCCCATGCTCCTCCGGGCGGCGAAGTACCACGGTGAGCAGGCCAAGGTGCCGTGCCCGGTGTGCGAGTCGACCGAGATGTACAACCTCAGCTACACGTTCGGCGATCAGCTCGGTCAGTTCTCGGGGCGCATCAAGCCGCCAGCGGAGCTGGAGGAGATGGCGCACTCCTACGGCGAGTTCAAGGTCGTCGTGGTCGAGGTCTGCCTCCGCTGTAGCTGGAACCACATGATCGTCTCCTACCTCCTGGGCGACGGGGTGAAGCGCAAGCCGCCTCGCCGCCAGCAGACCGTCGAGGACATCTATGGCTGA
- a CDS encoding transglycosylase domain-containing protein — translation MADSSWGPVAKHPVGAPKRGSVRWFRRVMGAIAILVALCVVAGAGAVAYGYTTTQLPNPNKDFETATTFVYWGDGKSELGDFAIQNRQPLDFDEMPETIKQAVVAAENRTFWTDKGVSLRGMARSAYVIAKGGSLQGGSTITQQYIKILYLNSEQTVSRKYRELFLAYKLSQQKSKQEILQGYLNTIYFGHGAYGIQAASQAYFKVDAKKLTVPQAAVLASVINNPTAFDPDEKANRTRLLDRYRYVIGSMAETGDITAEQAAKYAKGLPKFPKVSVNERYGGPNGFLLKMVEQELTTAGFSSSDIQGGGLRVTTTFHEDDQKAAIKAAEDTTEQAAKASGEKESGLHAAVASVDVSSGDVLALYGGPDYVENSRNWATTARPTASTFKTFTLAAGLENGFSLRSGFQGNTWQIPGDPIPVRNEYSQNYGYSVNLIKAMADSINTAFVDLIRQLPDGKEKTLAIAEKAGAPKTRGWDAAERNIPIGTPEVSPLNQASAYATFANGGVHVAPHVVKEVKDADGNVLYKAAPQEDRAVSGDVADDVTYALSNVVKDGTARAASSLGRPVAGKTGTNGVEDGSGDNIVNSSWFVGYTHQISTAVMYVAGKSGSASLDPYRRPGDSTFFGATYPLQTWVSYMQTATDGQDVEKFDDPAYVNSYQEPTYTPPAPPQPGQPPTPIQPPNPPEPPSVPAQPSVTPSNRPTPGGTVTPRR, via the coding sequence ATGGCTGACTCGTCCTGGGGACCGGTGGCCAAGCACCCGGTCGGCGCGCCCAAGCGGGGCAGCGTCCGCTGGTTCCGCCGCGTGATGGGTGCGATCGCGATCCTTGTCGCGCTCTGCGTTGTCGCGGGAGCCGGGGCGGTCGCGTACGGCTACACCACGACGCAGCTGCCCAACCCCAACAAGGACTTCGAGACGGCGACGACGTTCGTCTACTGGGGCGACGGCAAGAGCGAGCTGGGCGACTTCGCCATCCAGAACCGGCAGCCGCTCGACTTCGACGAGATGCCGGAGACGATCAAGCAGGCCGTCGTCGCCGCGGAGAACCGCACCTTCTGGACCGACAAGGGCGTCTCGCTGCGCGGCATGGCGCGGTCGGCGTACGTCATCGCCAAGGGCGGGAGCCTGCAGGGCGGCTCAACGATCACCCAGCAGTACATCAAGATCCTCTACCTCAACAGCGAGCAGACGGTCAGCCGCAAGTACCGCGAGCTGTTCCTCGCCTACAAGCTCAGCCAGCAGAAGAGCAAGCAGGAGATCCTGCAGGGCTACCTCAACACCATCTACTTCGGGCACGGCGCGTACGGGATTCAGGCCGCGAGCCAGGCGTACTTCAAGGTCGACGCCAAGAAGCTGACCGTCCCGCAGGCGGCGGTGCTGGCCAGCGTCATCAACAACCCGACGGCCTTCGACCCGGACGAGAAGGCCAACCGCACGCGGCTGCTCGACCGCTACCGCTACGTCATCGGTTCTATGGCCGAGACCGGCGACATCACGGCGGAGCAGGCGGCCAAGTACGCCAAGGGCCTGCCCAAGTTCCCGAAGGTGTCGGTGAACGAGCGGTACGGCGGCCCGAACGGCTTCCTGCTCAAGATGGTCGAGCAGGAGCTGACAACGGCCGGCTTCTCGTCCTCGGACATCCAGGGCGGCGGCCTGAGGGTCACCACGACCTTCCACGAGGACGACCAGAAGGCCGCGATCAAAGCGGCCGAGGACACCACGGAGCAGGCCGCGAAGGCGTCGGGCGAGAAGGAGTCCGGGCTGCACGCGGCGGTCGCGTCGGTCGACGTGAGCTCCGGTGACGTGCTCGCGCTCTACGGCGGCCCCGACTACGTCGAGAACTCGCGGAATTGGGCCACCACGGCGCGGCCGACCGCGTCGACGTTCAAGACGTTCACCCTGGCCGCCGGCCTCGAGAACGGCTTCAGCCTGCGCTCCGGGTTCCAGGGCAACACCTGGCAGATCCCGGGCGACCCGATCCCGGTCCGCAACGAGTACAGCCAGAACTACGGCTACAGCGTGAACCTGATCAAGGCCATGGCCGACTCGATCAACACCGCCTTCGTCGACCTCATCCGGCAGCTGCCGGACGGCAAGGAGAAGACGCTCGCGATCGCCGAGAAGGCCGGCGCGCCCAAGACGCGCGGCTGGGACGCCGCCGAGCGGAACATCCCGATCGGTACGCCCGAGGTGAGCCCGCTCAACCAGGCGAGCGCGTACGCGACCTTCGCGAACGGTGGCGTGCACGTCGCGCCTCACGTGGTCAAGGAGGTCAAGGACGCCGACGGGAACGTCCTCTACAAGGCCGCCCCGCAGGAGGACCGCGCCGTCAGCGGGGACGTGGCCGACGACGTCACCTACGCGCTGTCGAACGTGGTCAAGGACGGCACGGCCCGGGCGGCGTCGAGCCTGGGGCGCCCGGTCGCGGGCAAGACCGGCACCAACGGGGTCGAGGACGGCAGCGGCGACAACATCGTCAACTCGTCGTGGTTCGTCGGCTACACCCACCAGATCTCGACGGCCGTCATGTACGTCGCGGGCAAGAGCGGCAGCGCCAGCCTGGACCCCTACCGCCGACCGGGTGACAGCACGTTCTTCGGGGCGACGTACCCGCTGCAGACGTGGGTGAGCTACATGCAGACGGCCACGGACGGGCAGGACGTCGAGAAGTTCGACGACCCGGCGTACGTGAACTCCTACCAGGAGCCGACCTACACCCCGCCGGCCCCGCCGCAACCGGGCCAGCCGCCGACGCCGATCCAGCCGCCCAACCCGCCCGAGCCGCCGAGCGTTCCGGCGCAGCCGAGCGTCACACCCTCGAACCGGCCGACGCCGGGTGGGACGGTCACGCCGCGTCGCTGA
- a CDS encoding Dyp-type peroxidase yields MTSDHASRLLGPGPDRRPDDRGDAQPVRHVPRARDRARRRRPRHCARHDLRDRRPAQDRRVPRPVRPALLRGRHRQRRLDRLSPGHRPQQLRRFPRIDAVKNVAPSTPGDLLLHVRAERSDLCFEFVRIVMAAFGDSVTVVDETSAFRYFDARDLLGFVDGTANPVGAEATEAALIGDEDPDFAGGSYVVVQKYLHDLATWASYGADLQSEIVGRDKADNVERPDAETGQKAHKTLATLEVGGVERAILRDNMPFGRAGSGEFGTYFIGYAGSVSVTLTMLRRMFLGDPLGMYDRILDVSTATTGTLFFAPAADLLASLSDAA; encoded by the coding sequence TTGACTTCCGACCATGCCAGCCGCCTCCTGGGACCGGGTCCCGATCGCCGCCCAGACGATCGAGGCGACGCTCAGCCAGTCCGCCACGTTCCTCGTGCTCGAGATCGGGCCCGGCGACGACGACCTCGCCACTGCGCGCGACACGATCTCCGGGATCGACGACCTGCTCAAGACCGTCGGGTTCCGCGACCTGTCCGCCCGGCTCTCCTGCGTGGTCGGCATCGGCAGCGACGCCTGGACCGGCTCTCCCCCGGTCACCGGCCCCAGCAGCTGCGGCGGTTCCCGCGCATCGACGCCGTCAAGAACGTCGCTCCCTCCACGCCCGGCGACCTGCTCCTCCACGTCCGGGCCGAGCGTTCCGACCTCTGCTTCGAGTTCGTCCGCATCGTCATGGCCGCCTTCGGCGACAGCGTCACGGTGGTCGACGAGACGAGCGCGTTCCGCTACTTCGACGCGCGCGACCTGCTCGGCTTCGTCGACGGCACGGCCAACCCGGTCGGCGCCGAGGCCACCGAGGCCGCGCTGATCGGCGACGAGGACCCGGACTTCGCCGGCGGCAGCTACGTCGTCGTGCAGAAGTACCTGCACGACCTCGCGACCTGGGCCTCGTACGGCGCCGACCTCCAGTCCGAGATCGTCGGCCGGGACAAGGCCGACAACGTCGAGCGCCCCGACGCGGAGACCGGGCAGAAGGCCCACAAGACCCTCGCCACGCTCGAGGTCGGCGGCGTCGAGCGGGCGATCCTGCGCGACAACATGCCCTTCGGCCGCGCCGGCTCGGGCGAGTTCGGCACCTACTTCATCGGCTACGCCGGCTCGGTCTCGGTCACCCTCACGATGCTGCGGCGGATGTTCCTGGGCGACCCGCTCGGGATGTACGACCGCATCCTCGACGTCTCGACCGCGACGACGGGCACCCTCTTCTTCGCCCCCGCCGCCGACCTGCTGGCGAGCCTCAGCGACGCGGCGTGA